The genomic interval TTATGAAAAAAAATGTTGCTGGAAAATTTTATTTAAAAACTTGTTTATTTATAATTGTTACTTTGTTTATACTATTTAATTTCTCAGATTTAAGCGCACAAACAATTAGGGGAATCGTTTTTGATGATGCTAATCTAAACGGCGAATATAATAGTGGAGAAAAAGGCATTCCTGATGTGGGCATATCAAATGGTGAAGATATTGTATTAACTGATGAAACAGGGAGGTATTCAATAGAGCTTAATGATCAAAAAATAGTTTTTCTTATTAAACCTTCTGAATATAATACCTTTGTCGGCGAAAAGACAAACAAGCCTTTCTTTTATTATAACATTAATGAAAGTGAGGGAATGGGGAACGTGGTCTCTGGCAAGGACTTTCCGCTTATAAAAACAGAGGTTAGAAACAATTTTTCAGCGATTGTATTAGGTGATATACAAGTAACCAATGATGAAGAGATAAATTACCTTAGAGACATCACAATAGCAGAACTTATCAATGAAAAGGCTTCATTTGTGTTAACACTGGGAGACAATGCTAATGATAATTTAGAAGTTTATCCAAGACTAACTGAGGTTATGGGTAAGATTGGAAAACCAGTATATTATCTACCTGGCAACCATGACACAAATGATAACTTAGAGGGACCAAGCTCACACTATAATATATATAAAAATTATTTTGGCCCTCAATACTATTCTTTTAACTATGGTAAGGTTCATTTTATTATCTTAAATAATGTTAAGTGGGAAAGTGGAGCATACCATGGAGAACTTGGTGAAAAACAGCTTAATTGGATTAAAGAGGACTTAAAATATGTGCCGAAAGAAAATTTAATTGTTATCTCTATGCACATACCCCTTATATCTTGGGTTGACAAAGATAGCCCAAGACATCATGTAAAAGATAGACAAGAGCTTTTTAATCTTTTAGATGGATTTGACAATGTTCTAACACTGGCAGGCCACACCCATACACTAGAAAGGCTTTATCCAAATGATGTTTTAGATGGTTGGGACAATGGCCTTCAATATCCCCATATTATAGCAGGCGCAGTTTGTGGGTCTTGGTGGAATGGTGAAAAAGATGAACTTGGCGTTCCCTTTAGCTATATGAGGGATGGTGCGCCTAAAGGATATTTTATATTCAATTTTTCAGATAACACCTATGAGGATAGCTATAAAACTACCGGCAAACCAAAGGATTATCAAATGCATATAAGCCTTTTAAATGGAAGTGAATATGATAGCGATAATATTATTAATAAAAATGAAATAAACAATATGAAAGTAGTTGCAAATGTATTTAACGGGGATAAGGACTCAGAGGTCTCTATTAGTTATGATAATAACAATTATCTACCAATGGAA from Deferribacterota bacterium carries:
- a CDS encoding calcineurin-like phosphoesterase family protein, with product MKKNVAGKFYLKTCLFIIVTLFILFNFSDLSAQTIRGIVFDDANLNGEYNSGEKGIPDVGISNGEDIVLTDETGRYSIELNDQKIVFLIKPSEYNTFVGEKTNKPFFYYNINESEGMGNVVSGKDFPLIKTEVRNNFSAIVLGDIQVTNDEEINYLRDITIAELINEKASFVLTLGDNANDNLEVYPRLTEVMGKIGKPVYYLPGNHDTNDNLEGPSSHYNIYKNYFGPQYYSFNYGKVHFIILNNVKWESGAYHGELGEKQLNWIKEDLKYVPKENLIVISMHIPLISWVDKDSPRHHVKDRQELFNLLDGFDNVLTLAGHTHTLERLYPNDVLDGWDNGLQYPHIIAGAVCGSWWNGEKDELGVPFSYMRDGAPKGYFIFNFSDNTYEDSYKTTGKPKDYQMHISLLNGSEYDSDNIINKNEINNMKVVANVFNGDKDSEVSISYDNNNYLPMERDPIIDPLLDERLLGNTEASQSTHTWTYNLPESLSEGVHTVNVKFVDRYGNEYRATKIFEVK